From Haloglomus litoreum, the proteins below share one genomic window:
- a CDS encoding NRDE family protein yields the protein MCTLVLAWQVFADAPVTVAANRDEADGRPSSPPAVRDGPRRYVAPRDDQAGGTWMGYNEAGLFVGITNRWKPLTGGERSRGLLVQDALGHETAEDAARFVERTVEKGGYNPFHLVLADANAAIICSWDGRLSVRNFDPGVHVVVNVGWDGNYFVPEERPDVGLQQAEDTNRVREVLQPEPGETALEWTERAGAVLGDPEYGRCIHGDGFGTQSSSLLRLGPEGAVFEYADGKPCETEYEPVPGFDGPLAERE from the coding sequence GTGTGCACCCTCGTCCTCGCCTGGCAGGTCTTCGCGGACGCCCCCGTGACGGTCGCGGCCAACCGTGACGAGGCGGACGGTCGTCCGAGCAGTCCGCCGGCCGTCCGGGATGGACCCCGGCGCTACGTCGCGCCACGCGACGACCAGGCCGGCGGCACGTGGATGGGCTACAACGAGGCCGGCCTCTTCGTCGGTATCACGAACCGGTGGAAACCACTCACCGGTGGCGAGCGCTCCCGTGGGCTCCTCGTGCAGGACGCACTGGGCCACGAGACGGCCGAGGACGCCGCCCGGTTCGTCGAGCGGACGGTCGAGAAGGGCGGCTACAACCCGTTCCACCTCGTCCTCGCGGACGCGAACGCCGCCATCATCTGCTCCTGGGACGGCCGCCTCTCGGTCCGCAACTTCGACCCTGGCGTCCACGTCGTCGTCAACGTCGGGTGGGACGGGAACTACTTCGTCCCCGAGGAACGCCCCGACGTGGGGCTCCAGCAGGCCGAGGACACGAACCGGGTCCGCGAGGTGCTCCAGCCCGAACCCGGGGAGACGGCCCTCGAGTGGACCGAGCGCGCGGGCGCCGTCCTGGGCGACCCCGAGTACGGCCGCTGCATCCACGGTGACGGCTTCGGCACCCAGTCCTCCTCGCTGCTCCGGCTCGGTCCAGAAGGTGCCGTCTTCGAGTACGCCGACGGCAAGCCCTGCGAAACCGAGTACGAGCCGGTTCCGGGGTTCGACGGCCCGCTCGCGGAGCGGGAGTAG
- a CDS encoding anthranilate synthase component I family protein has protein sequence MTRVVTSRDAFERVARSAPDHARVPVEVRIEVADPFDAYRRARDGPGGVFLETTGGQEGWGYFAVDPVSRVQVGPDAVTVESAADGRDRGDAPGPFEPPDSPTLDTLRAVLDGETLARGDCDVPYPCGAIGWLSYDVARELEDLPETTTDDRRLPRLQLGVFDRMAAWQEPRGERTSLRVTACPRLDAHPDVGAAYAHGLARARGLADRMTTGDPGVGGPPVLADRATFESECGRAAFRGRVRRIKRHVRDGDTFQANVSQRLVAPAAVHPVAAYAALRRVNPAPYSSLLEFPGVDLVSASPELLLDVAPRQEGTHLLTEPIAGTRPRGDTPEADRDLERDLTGDEKERAEHAMLVDLERNDLGKVSEYGSVDVREYRRVDRYAEVMHLVSLVEGRLREGYDVADALAATFPGGTITGAPKPKTMALIDEVESTRRGPYTGSVGIFGFDGLATCNIVIRTLVRTGDQYALRVGAGIVHDSDPDAEYDETLAKGRALVTAVDEALADADLAVEEVSAD, from the coding sequence ATGACGAGGGTCGTCACCAGCCGTGACGCGTTCGAACGGGTCGCCCGTTCGGCCCCGGACCACGCGCGCGTCCCGGTCGAAGTCCGAATCGAGGTGGCCGACCCGTTCGACGCCTACCGCCGGGCCCGCGACGGCCCGGGCGGTGTCTTCCTCGAGACCACCGGCGGGCAGGAGGGCTGGGGCTACTTCGCCGTCGACCCGGTCTCACGGGTGCAGGTCGGCCCGGACGCGGTGACGGTCGAGTCGGCGGCCGACGGCCGCGACAGGGGCGACGCCCCCGGGCCGTTCGAACCGCCGGACTCACCCACACTAGACACGCTCCGGGCCGTCCTCGATGGCGAGACGCTCGCCCGTGGCGACTGCGACGTGCCGTACCCCTGCGGCGCCATCGGCTGGCTCTCCTACGACGTGGCGCGCGAGCTGGAGGACCTGCCCGAGACGACGACCGACGACCGCCGCCTGCCGCGCCTGCAGCTGGGCGTCTTCGACCGCATGGCGGCGTGGCAGGAGCCCCGCGGCGAACGGACCTCGCTCCGCGTGACGGCGTGTCCACGGCTGGACGCACACCCGGACGTGGGGGCCGCGTACGCGCACGGCCTCGCCCGGGCGAGGGGCCTGGCCGACCGGATGACCACCGGCGACCCCGGGGTTGGCGGCCCACCCGTCCTCGCCGACCGCGCCACGTTCGAGAGCGAGTGCGGCCGCGCCGCGTTCCGTGGGCGCGTCCGCCGCATCAAGCGCCACGTCCGCGACGGCGACACCTTCCAGGCCAACGTCTCCCAGCGGCTCGTCGCGCCCGCGGCCGTCCATCCCGTCGCGGCGTACGCCGCACTGCGGCGGGTGAATCCGGCACCGTATTCCTCGCTCCTGGAGTTCCCGGGCGTCGACCTCGTGAGCGCCTCGCCCGAGTTGCTGCTGGATGTCGCCCCGCGCCAGGAGGGCACCCACCTGCTCACCGAGCCCATCGCCGGGACGCGACCGCGGGGCGACACCCCCGAGGCCGACCGCGACCTGGAGCGGGACCTCACGGGCGACGAGAAGGAGCGTGCCGAGCACGCGATGCTCGTCGACCTGGAGCGCAACGACCTGGGGAAGGTCTCCGAGTACGGCTCCGTCGACGTTCGCGAGTACCGCCGCGTCGACCGCTACGCCGAGGTGATGCATCTCGTCTCGCTGGTGGAGGGCCGCCTGCGCGAGGGGTACGACGTGGCGGACGCGCTGGCCGCGACCTTCCCCGGCGGCACCATCACGGGCGCGCCGAAGCCGAAGACGATGGCACTCATCGACGAGGTCGAGTCGACACGGCGCGGCCCCTACACCGGGAGCGTCGGGATCTTCGGCTTCGACGGGCTTGCCACCTGCAACATCGTCATCCGGACGCTGGTCCGGACTGGTGACCAGTACGCGCTCCGGGTCGGCGCGGGTATCGTCCACGATTCGGACCCGGATGCTGAGTACGACGAGACGCTGGCGAAGGGTCGCGCGCTCGTTACGGCCGTCGACGAGGCGCTCGCGGATGCCGACCTCGCGGTCGAGGAGGTGTCGGCGGATTGA
- a CDS encoding anthranilate synthase component II — MSADTGAGSTERSGADPGRPTVLVVDNYDSFAYNLVQYVGAHAEVVVRRNDAVDTDDIAALDPDGIVVSPGPGTPAEAGVSIPVFRELAYPTLGVCLGHQALCAAHGATVGHAPEVVHGKPSTVRHDGAGVFAGLPERFEVGRYHSLAVERGELPDALAVTAWTDDVPASEASGGSLDGSEGEQRVVMGVRHRDRPHAGVQFHPESILTDAGERLVASFCGSL; from the coding sequence TTGAGCGCGGATACCGGCGCCGGAAGCACGGAGCGCTCGGGGGCCGACCCCGGCCGGCCGACCGTGCTGGTCGTCGACAACTACGACTCGTTCGCCTACAACCTCGTCCAGTACGTCGGCGCGCACGCCGAGGTGGTGGTCCGCCGGAACGACGCCGTCGATACGGACGATATCGCGGCGCTGGACCCGGACGGCATCGTCGTCTCGCCCGGGCCAGGGACGCCGGCCGAGGCGGGTGTCTCGATACCAGTGTTCCGCGAGTTGGCGTACCCGACGCTGGGGGTGTGTCTCGGCCACCAGGCGCTCTGTGCCGCCCACGGCGCCACCGTGGGCCACGCCCCCGAGGTCGTCCACGGCAAGCCCTCGACGGTCCGGCACGACGGCGCCGGGGTGTTCGCGGGACTTCCCGAGCGGTTCGAGGTCGGACGGTACCACTCCCTGGCGGTCGAGCGCGGCGAGTTGCCGGACGCGCTGGCGGTGACTGCCTGGACCGACGACGTCCCCGCGAGCGAGGCCAGTGGCGGCTCATTGGACGGGTCCGAGGGTGAACAGCGGGTGGTGATGGGCGTCCGCCATCGGGACCGCCCGCACGCCGGCGTGCAGTTCCACCCCGAGTCCATCCTCACCGACGCCGGGGAACGGCTCGTGGCATCGTTCTGCGGATCGCTCTGA
- a CDS encoding TRAM domain-containing protein has translation MPDCPLAEDCPSFSERIEGMGCQHYGDRGGAEWCQHYNQPIRDLKSQPVKPGEEIVVTVEDIHESGAGVGRTEDGFIVLVDGVLPDARAKVRIDTVRSSLAWAEEVERLPMEDEDAADDEDDGPGVDDADPAAQPDEAEDEAEGEQSRRAKRERLGSRDNFWGKDD, from the coding sequence ATGCCGGACTGCCCACTCGCGGAGGATTGCCCCAGTTTCTCCGAGCGCATCGAGGGGATGGGCTGTCAGCACTACGGCGACCGTGGTGGCGCCGAGTGGTGTCAGCACTACAACCAGCCGATCCGCGACCTGAAGTCCCAGCCGGTCAAGCCCGGTGAGGAGATCGTCGTCACCGTCGAGGACATCCACGAGAGCGGCGCGGGCGTCGGCCGCACCGAGGACGGCTTCATCGTCCTGGTCGACGGCGTGCTCCCGGACGCGCGGGCGAAGGTCCGCATCGACACCGTCCGCTCAAGCCTCGCCTGGGCCGAGGAGGTCGAGCGGCTCCCGATGGAGGACGAGGACGCCGCGGACGACGAGGACGACGGGCCGGGTGTCGACGATGCGGACCCTGCAGCCCAGCCCGACGAGGCCGAGGACGAGGCGGAGGGCGAGCAGAGCCGGCGCGCCAAGCGCGAGCGACTGGGCAGCCGGGACAACTTCTGGGGCAAGGACGACTGA
- a CDS encoding Tfx family DNA-binding protein: MSDQLPDVDAILAEVGFDAETSVLTRRQAEVLVYRERGIAQADIAAELGTSRANVSSVEASARENVAKARETVAFAEALDAPVRIAIDAGTDLYDVPNRVYTACDEAGVKVTRTAPELMKLVGDAAGDAVQGRQVRTDITVAVTNDGQVTVRRS, encoded by the coding sequence GTGAGCGACCAGCTCCCCGACGTCGACGCCATCCTCGCGGAGGTGGGGTTCGACGCCGAGACGAGCGTCCTCACCCGGCGGCAGGCGGAGGTGCTGGTCTACCGCGAGCGGGGCATCGCACAGGCCGACATCGCCGCGGAGCTGGGCACCTCCCGGGCGAACGTCTCCTCGGTCGAGGCCAGCGCTCGCGAGAACGTCGCGAAGGCCAGAGAGACCGTCGCCTTCGCCGAGGCGCTCGACGCACCCGTTCGCATCGCCATCGACGCGGGAACCGACCTCTACGACGTTCCGAACCGGGTCTACACCGCGTGCGACGAGGCCGGAGTGAAGGTGACGCGCACCGCGCCCGAGCTGATGAAACTGGTCGGTGACGCCGCCGGCGACGCCGTACAGGGCCGGCAGGTCCGCACGGACATCACGGTCGCCGTCACGAACGACGGACAGGTGACGGTCCGGCGCTCCTGA
- a CDS encoding FIST signal transduction protein, with protein MSDRFVVGLGAGADGRAAVRAALARATGETDSEPRDASFAVVFASPEYDPGEVARTVREATDAPLLGSTSAGEFTHREWASGSVGVALSMGDGHRVHTGLGHGVTEDEEAAVREATGAFPDRSGSPTSHPYRSVLNLHDGLAGKGEEVTLASKVELGPDVRIAGGSAGDDLRLEATHVMADDTVATDGVALGLVESRQEPAISVAHGHSPVSPPLRVTESDGAVVHELDGRPAFEVWREQIRDRAAADGIDVDAFEAGGEDLSTALTNYAFGLVTGDGLKIRWPGLTDEPGESLRFACSMPEGVVLRVTAGSREAQVASARRAAREARESLDGEPAGALVFDCICRSTALGDGFSAAVDAMAAELDAPLLGFETYGEVAMDRDQLSGYHNTTTVIYLLPR; from the coding sequence ATGAGTGACCGGTTCGTGGTGGGACTGGGAGCCGGGGCCGACGGTAGAGCGGCCGTCCGCGCTGCGCTGGCTCGGGCCACGGGGGAGACCGACAGCGAGCCCCGAGACGCATCGTTCGCCGTCGTGTTCGCCTCCCCGGAGTACGACCCCGGTGAGGTGGCACGGACGGTGCGGGAGGCCACCGATGCCCCGTTGCTGGGGAGCACCTCGGCCGGGGAGTTCACACACCGGGAGTGGGCCTCGGGGAGCGTCGGTGTGGCGCTCTCGATGGGCGACGGCCACCGGGTCCACACCGGGCTTGGCCACGGCGTGACCGAGGACGAGGAGGCGGCCGTCCGCGAGGCCACGGGGGCGTTCCCGGACCGATCGGGCAGCCCGACGTCACACCCGTACCGGTCCGTCCTCAACCTGCACGACGGGCTGGCCGGGAAGGGTGAGGAGGTGACGCTGGCCAGCAAGGTCGAACTCGGTCCGGACGTGCGCATCGCCGGGGGGTCGGCCGGCGACGACCTCCGCCTGGAGGCGACGCACGTGATGGCCGACGACACCGTGGCGACCGACGGGGTGGCACTGGGGCTGGTCGAATCGCGGCAGGAACCGGCGATCAGCGTCGCGCACGGGCACAGCCCGGTGTCACCGCCGCTCAGGGTCACCGAGAGCGACGGGGCGGTCGTCCACGAGCTGGACGGGCGACCCGCCTTCGAGGTGTGGCGCGAGCAGATCCGCGACCGCGCCGCCGCGGACGGTATCGACGTGGACGCGTTCGAGGCCGGCGGCGAGGACCTCTCGACGGCGCTGACCAACTACGCCTTCGGACTCGTGACGGGCGATGGGCTGAAGATCCGCTGGCCGGGGCTGACGGACGAACCGGGGGAGTCGCTCCGGTTCGCCTGCTCGATGCCAGAGGGTGTCGTCCTCCGGGTGACCGCGGGGTCGCGCGAGGCACAGGTGGCCTCCGCCCGGCGGGCGGCCCGCGAGGCTCGCGAGTCACTGGACGGCGAGCCCGCGGGTGCACTCGTGTTCGACTGCATCTGCCGGTCGACCGCCCTCGGGGACGGGTTCTCGGCGGCGGTCGACGCGATGGCAGCGGAGCTCGACGCGCCGCTGCTCGGGTTCGAGACGTACGGCGAGGTGGCGATGGACCGCGACCAGTTGAGTGGCTACCACAACACCACGACGGTCATCTACCTCCTCCCACGATGA
- a CDS encoding PAS domain-containing sensor histidine kinase, whose translation MTRVDFGELVTGLSETVGYRRAREVVEASVATVGPGQQSDYSVDDALRICDDIAATHEAPLSLAARALRNRLRVRRIDRSATDATSLFENAVDPAVEVAFTGEGAVVRRTNGRFADAFGVDAAAATGSTLSELPVPPDDPGELESLLTSLRGGETLDVEVTGGTDGDGDSERVYRLRGIGALQGEEVTSAYLVYTDITERRRRQRELERRNEHLEAFASIVSHDLQNPLSIAKGYLEIARDEADVPHGEDIDEALDRMEEIIQEMLVLARSSQTIEDPSPIDIEQVALEAWRHVPTGDARLELGDLGRVRSDYTRLLHVFENLYRNAVEHSSTGDRPEAGDAGGEASEPSVGDAPDDAGEPVEPRAGTAGTEGSGEAAAAAGAGAPVTVRVWLDGDRLHIADDGPGMSVEQREQALEAGYSTRSAGTGLGLFIVKEIAEAHDWGIELGESEGGGLQVTIHGLERV comes from the coding sequence ATGACCCGGGTCGACTTCGGCGAACTGGTGACGGGACTGAGTGAGACCGTCGGCTACCGCCGGGCTCGCGAGGTGGTGGAGGCCAGCGTCGCGACCGTGGGCCCGGGCCAGCAGAGCGACTACTCCGTCGACGACGCCCTCCGGATCTGTGACGACATCGCCGCGACCCACGAGGCGCCGCTGTCGCTGGCCGCCCGCGCGCTACGCAACCGGCTCCGCGTCCGCCGGATCGACCGCTCGGCGACCGACGCCACCTCACTGTTCGAGAACGCGGTCGACCCAGCGGTCGAGGTGGCGTTCACCGGCGAAGGGGCCGTGGTCCGTCGGACGAACGGGCGGTTCGCCGACGCCTTCGGTGTCGACGCTGCCGCGGCGACCGGGTCGACGCTCTCCGAGTTGCCGGTTCCCCCGGACGACCCCGGCGAACTCGAGTCACTCCTCACCTCGCTCCGGGGCGGGGAGACGCTCGACGTGGAGGTGACGGGCGGCACCGACGGAGACGGGGACAGCGAACGGGTGTACCGGTTGCGTGGCATCGGCGCCCTCCAGGGCGAGGAGGTGACGAGTGCCTACCTCGTCTACACGGACATCACCGAGCGGCGCCGACGCCAGCGAGAACTGGAGCGGCGCAACGAGCACCTGGAGGCGTTCGCCAGCATCGTCAGCCACGACCTCCAGAACCCCCTTAGCATCGCGAAGGGCTACCTCGAGATCGCGCGCGACGAGGCGGACGTGCCACACGGCGAGGATATCGACGAGGCGCTGGACCGGATGGAGGAGATCATCCAGGAGATGCTGGTGCTGGCACGAAGCAGTCAGACCATCGAGGACCCCAGTCCCATCGATATCGAGCAGGTTGCGCTGGAGGCCTGGCGCCACGTCCCGACCGGCGATGCGAGGCTCGAACTCGGCGACCTGGGGCGGGTCCGCTCGGACTACACCCGCCTCCTCCACGTCTTCGAGAACCTCTACCGGAACGCCGTGGAGCACAGTTCGACAGGTGATCGTCCGGAGGCCGGCGATGCTGGGGGCGAAGCCTCCGAGCCATCGGTCGGCGACGCTCCCGACGACGCCGGCGAGCCGGTCGAGCCCCGGGCCGGAACGGCGGGCACCGAGGGCAGCGGAGAGGCGGCCGCCGCCGCCGGCGCTGGCGCTCCCGTCACCGTCCGCGTGTGGCTCGATGGGGACCGGCTCCACATCGCCGACGACGGGCCGGGGATGTCGGTCGAGCAGCGCGAGCAGGCCCTGGAGGCCGGCTACAGCACTCGGTCAGCTGGAACCGGGCTCGGCCTGTTCATCGTGAAGGAGATCGCCGAGGCCCACGACTGGGGCATCGAACTCGGCGAGAGCGAGGGCGGCGGGCTCCAGGTGACGATCCACGGCCTCGAGCGGGTGTAG
- a CDS encoding SDR family oxidoreductase, with the protein MDLELDGDAALVTAGSAGLGRASALALAEAGADVAVCGRTAEHLDDTREVLRAAGTGSVLAAEADITEKEAVEGFVERTVDEFGRLDHVVTSAGGPPSGPFLDTDDGDWYRAYDLLVMSAVWTTRAAYPHLAAASEDRDGASTIVNITSRSVQEVIDGLVLSNSVRRAVIGLMKTQAREFAPEVRVNAVLPGAHETDRIGDLIEQSVERGEFADYEDGRDSWSEGIPLDRIGRPEELGEAVAWLSSPASSYVNGTALPVDGGSLRSA; encoded by the coding sequence ATGGACCTCGAACTCGACGGCGACGCGGCACTGGTGACCGCCGGTAGCGCCGGCCTCGGACGCGCGAGCGCACTCGCACTCGCCGAGGCCGGGGCCGACGTGGCGGTCTGTGGCCGGACGGCCGAGCACCTCGACGACACCCGAGAGGTGTTGCGCGCGGCGGGCACGGGTTCCGTGCTCGCGGCCGAGGCCGACATCACGGAGAAGGAGGCGGTCGAGGGGTTCGTCGAGCGGACCGTCGACGAGTTCGGCCGCCTCGACCACGTCGTCACCTCGGCGGGTGGTCCGCCCTCCGGGCCGTTCCTCGACACGGACGACGGGGACTGGTACCGCGCCTACGACCTGCTCGTGATGTCGGCTGTCTGGACCACCCGGGCGGCGTACCCGCACCTCGCGGCCGCGAGCGAGGATCGCGACGGCGCCAGCACCATCGTCAACATCACCTCCCGCTCGGTGCAGGAGGTCATCGACGGCCTCGTCCTCTCGAACAGCGTCCGGCGTGCGGTCATCGGCCTGATGAAGACGCAGGCCCGCGAGTTCGCGCCCGAGGTCCGGGTCAACGCGGTCCTCCCGGGCGCCCACGAGACGGACCGCATCGGCGACCTCATCGAGCAGTCCGTCGAGCGCGGCGAGTTCGCCGACTACGAGGACGGCCGCGACTCCTGGAGCGAGGGCATCCCCCTCGACCGGATCGGACGGCCCGAGGAACTCGGCGAGGCCGTCGCGTGGCTCTCCAGCCCCGCGTCCTCGTACGTGAACGGGACCGCGCTGCCCGTGGATGGCGGGAGCCTCCGGAGCGCGTAG
- a CDS encoding tRNA (N(6)-L-threonylcarbamoyladenosine(37)-C(2))-methylthiotransferase, with product MARYHIETYGCTSNRGESREIERRLRDAGHHPVDGPEEADVAILNTCTVVEKTERNMLRRAEELESEVADLIVTGCMALAQGEEFADADVDAQVLHWEEVPQAVTNGECPTTTPDAEPVLDGVVGILPIARGCMSNCSYCITKFATGRIDSPSVAENVRKAEALVHAGAKELRVTGQDTGVYGWDEGERKLPELLDRICDIEGEFRVRVGMANPGGVHGIREELADTFARNEELYDFIHLPVQSGSDDVLEEMRRQHRVEKFRDIVETFDDRLEHWTLSTDFIVGFPTESEGDHEASMELLREVRPEKVNVTRFSKRPGTDAADLKGLGGTVKKERSKAMSELKREVVLEAHREMVGDRRRVLCVEQGTGDSVKCRDSAYRQVIVQGATEHGVEPGDFLEVEVTAAETVYCFGEPVRSAAERGDGARTPADD from the coding sequence ATGGCCCGCTACCACATCGAGACGTACGGCTGTACGTCCAACCGGGGTGAGAGCCGCGAGATCGAGCGGCGCCTCCGTGACGCCGGCCACCACCCCGTCGACGGGCCCGAGGAAGCCGACGTGGCCATCCTCAACACCTGTACCGTCGTCGAGAAGACCGAACGCAACATGCTCCGGCGGGCCGAGGAGCTCGAGTCCGAGGTCGCGGACCTCATCGTCACCGGGTGCATGGCGCTGGCCCAGGGCGAGGAGTTCGCGGACGCGGATGTGGACGCGCAGGTCCTCCACTGGGAGGAGGTCCCGCAGGCGGTCACGAACGGGGAGTGCCCGACGACGACACCCGACGCCGAACCCGTCCTCGACGGCGTCGTCGGCATCCTCCCCATCGCACGGGGCTGCATGAGCAACTGCTCGTACTGCATCACGAAGTTCGCCACCGGGCGCATCGACAGCCCGAGCGTCGCGGAGAACGTCCGGAAGGCGGAGGCGCTGGTCCACGCCGGCGCGAAGGAACTCCGCGTCACCGGACAGGACACCGGCGTCTACGGCTGGGACGAGGGCGAGCGCAAGCTCCCCGAACTCCTCGACCGCATCTGCGACATCGAGGGCGAGTTCCGCGTCCGGGTCGGGATGGCCAACCCCGGCGGCGTCCACGGCATCCGCGAGGAACTCGCCGACACCTTCGCGCGCAACGAGGAACTGTACGACTTCATCCACCTCCCGGTCCAGTCCGGGAGCGACGACGTACTGGAGGAGATGCGCCGCCAGCACCGCGTCGAGAAGTTCCGCGACATCGTCGAGACGTTCGACGACCGACTCGAGCACTGGACGCTCTCGACGGACTTCATCGTCGGCTTCCCGACCGAGAGCGAGGGCGACCACGAGGCGTCGATGGAGCTGCTCCGCGAGGTCCGCCCGGAGAAGGTGAACGTCACGCGGTTCTCGAAGCGACCCGGAACGGACGCCGCCGACCTGAAGGGCCTCGGCGGGACCGTCAAGAAGGAGCGCTCGAAGGCGATGAGCGAACTCAAGCGCGAGGTCGTCCTCGAGGCCCACCGCGAGATGGTGGGCGACCGCCGGCGCGTCCTCTGCGTGGAGCAGGGCACCGGTGACTCCGTGAAGTGCCGTGACTCGGCCTACCGGCAGGTCATCGTCCAGGGCGCCACCGAACACGGCGTCGAACCGGGCGACTTCCTGGAGGTGGAGGTGACGGCCGCGGAGACGGTCTACTGCTTCGGCGAGCCGGTCCGGTCGGCCGCGGAGCGAGGCGACGGCGCGCGGACGCCAGCGGACGATTGA
- a CDS encoding site-2 protease family protein — translation MVDALPVAVAVVAFAAVAELLERTGRLPEGVSVTGPFVTLSSTRGRALLGRLARPRRLWRGVGTLGLAGVGVAMAFAAVGVLLVGAAALADPGASPIDSPGSVLVIPGVNRFLPPAAAPEILFAVLAGLVVHEGGHGIYCRVEEIEVDSVGLFLLTVIPAGAYVLPDEASDERENLPGWARMFAAGPVNNVVLTVVAFLALVLVLGSVQPVPGVAVGGAFAGAPAADAGIDHGDVLTSVSGTPVRSEADLDAALANVSGTVRVERADGPPVEVRPEPTVVQAADGAPLTTPETVVAVNGTNVSSDDAFRAALDGREVATLRVRAGTIDPGFDPSSPSYGDDRTRTVVAAMGLSGRVAEGGALAAAGLPAGERVVLVRVDGDRTLDLAALADALADRDPGDEIRVVAYVPTEGSRGAGTRRELPVTLGGDSEPVVGIVPEAGISGLVVSDFGVGVHDTGTYLTALRGGGIPATGADGLLGRAFAFLLLPLAGVTGLARYNFAGFVGPARSLYELTGPLAAFGDAGFALANGLFWLVWLNVQLAAFNCIPAYPLDGGRLVRVGTEWLGGRYGVADPVELGERVMLGTTLAMLSVLGLLLVVSIAL, via the coding sequence ATGGTCGACGCCCTCCCGGTCGCGGTCGCCGTCGTCGCCTTCGCAGCCGTCGCGGAACTCCTGGAACGGACGGGGCGGCTCCCGGAGGGCGTCAGCGTCACCGGCCCCTTCGTGACGCTCTCGTCGACCCGCGGGCGGGCGCTGCTCGGCCGGCTCGCTCGCCCCCGGCGGCTGTGGCGTGGCGTCGGCACCCTGGGGCTCGCGGGGGTGGGTGTGGCGATGGCGTTCGCGGCGGTCGGCGTGCTGCTGGTGGGGGCGGCCGCGCTCGCCGACCCCGGGGCCTCGCCCATCGACTCGCCGGGGAGCGTCCTCGTCATCCCGGGTGTCAACCGCTTCCTGCCGCCGGCGGCCGCGCCGGAGATCCTGTTTGCCGTCCTCGCGGGGCTCGTCGTCCACGAGGGCGGCCATGGCATCTACTGCCGCGTCGAGGAGATAGAGGTCGACAGCGTCGGCCTCTTCCTGCTCACGGTGATTCCCGCCGGGGCGTACGTCCTCCCGGACGAGGCCAGCGACGAGCGCGAGAACCTGCCGGGCTGGGCGCGGATGTTCGCCGCCGGCCCGGTCAACAACGTTGTCCTCACCGTGGTCGCGTTCCTCGCGCTGGTGCTGGTCCTCGGGAGCGTCCAGCCCGTCCCGGGGGTCGCGGTCGGCGGGGCCTTCGCTGGCGCACCGGCCGCGGATGCCGGCATCGACCACGGCGACGTGCTGACGAGCGTCAGCGGGACACCCGTCCGGTCGGAAGCGGACCTCGACGCCGCGCTCGCGAACGTTTCCGGGACGGTCCGGGTCGAACGGGCCGACGGGCCACCAGTGGAGGTTCGGCCGGAGCCGACGGTCGTCCAGGCAGCCGACGGCGCGCCGTTGACGACGCCGGAGACGGTGGTGGCGGTCAACGGGACGAACGTCTCCAGCGACGACGCGTTCCGGGCTGCCCTCGACGGCCGCGAGGTGGCCACGCTCCGTGTCCGGGCCGGGACCATCGACCCCGGCTTCGACCCCTCGTCGCCGAGCTACGGCGACGACCGCACCCGGACGGTCGTCGCGGCCATGGGACTGTCGGGCCGGGTCGCCGAGGGCGGGGCGCTTGCCGCGGCCGGCCTCCCGGCCGGGGAGCGGGTGGTCCTGGTCCGGGTCGACGGCGACCGGACGCTGGACCTGGCGGCGCTGGCGGACGCGCTCGCCGACCGCGACCCGGGCGACGAGATACGGGTCGTGGCCTACGTCCCCACGGAAGGCTCCCGGGGCGCGGGCACCCGTCGTGAACTGCCGGTCACTCTCGGTGGCGATTCGGAGCCGGTCGTCGGTATCGTCCCGGAGGCGGGCATCTCCGGGCTGGTCGTCTCCGACTTCGGGGTCGGCGTCCACGACACGGGGACGTACCTCACGGCGCTCCGCGGCGGGGGCATCCCGGCGACGGGCGCCGATGGCCTCCTCGGGCGGGCCTTCGCCTTCCTCCTGCTGCCGCTCGCTGGCGTGACCGGGCTCGCACGCTACAACTTCGCCGGCTTCGTCGGCCCCGCACGGTCGCTGTACGAGCTGACGGGCCCGCTCGCCGCGTTCGGGGACGCCGGGTTCGCGCTGGCGAACGGCCTGTTCTGGCTCGTGTGGCTGAACGTCCAGCTGGCGGCGTTCAACTGCATCCCCGCGTACCCGCTGGACGGCGGCCGCCTCGTCCGCGTCGGGACGGAGTGGCTCGGCGGTCGGTACGGGGTGGCCGACCCGGTCGAACTGGGCGAGCGCGTGATGCTCGGCACGACGCTGGCGATGCTGTCGGTGCTGGGGCTGCTCCTCGTGGTGAGCATCGCGCTCTGA